The following are encoded together in the Lathyrus oleraceus cultivar Zhongwan6 chromosome 3, CAAS_Psat_ZW6_1.0, whole genome shotgun sequence genome:
- the LOC127132482 gene encoding uncharacterized protein LOC127132482 has product MVGRAPPSFTGNQSPWTMKKKRSKTMAEAEYYFYLPDDCWERVFKFLNDDGDDYDHNRNLKSISVVSKQFFSISNRLRLSLTVYDPTTPFLHRLFHRFTNLTSLDLSHFHGDLDELLFQISLFPLKLTSLNLSHKPIIIPAVGLRIFSQKITTLTSLTCSKLHSFTSTHLFLIANSFTLLEELDLSHPCFQDHNHNYTSYLHGIEALSLALFKLRKINLSGHSYINDKSIFHLLKNGNLLQDVILLDCFRITKQGVASALSQKQTTFTYLCLPKFITAHIIHSLLSFKGLTYIDLTYSTISDELLTSIAMERLPLKRLDIGFCNGHSYAGMFSLLSKCQSIRHLNLQLTEFLNDSHVVDLSLYLVGLVSVNLSHCPMVTDSSLFALVRKCPSLSEIIMKEIGGNKSIVNYDYLIDFGVYPQLKSLNMSYHLWLDDESIKMFASVFPNLHRLELKTCSKISHQSIVHVLSRCRKISHLNLSSTWLKLRGLNFEVPKLRMLNLSFSDVDDEALYSISNSCCGLLQLLINDCLGCTEKGVKHVLEKCTQLREINLKNCSNVHTNVAASMLFSSPSLRMITPPPHIHFTESERKLLLRRGCIVCSSLNSQREWGWTH; this is encoded by the exons ATGGTCGGGCGAGCACCGCCGTCGTTCACCGGAAATCAATCTCCGTGGACAATGAAAAAGAAGAGAAGTAAAACAATGGCAGAAGCAGAATACTATTTCTATTTACCAGATGATTGTTGGGAACGCGTATTCAAATTTCTGAACGACGACGGTGATGACTACGATCATAATCGTAACTTGAAGTCTATCTCCGTCGTCTCGAAGCAATTCTTCTCTATCAGCAACCGTCTCCGATTGTCTCTCACCGTATACGATCCAACAACCCCTTTCCTCCACCGCCTCTTCCATAGATTCACAAACCTTACCTCCCTCGACCTCAGTCACTTCCATGGCGACCTCGACGAACTTCTCTTTCAAATCTCTCTTTTCCCATTGAAACTCACATCACTCAATCTCTCTCATAAACCTATCATTATTCCCGCTGTTGGCTTGCGAATTTTCTCCCAAAAAATTACAACTCTAACCTCTCTCACTTGTTCCAAACTACATTCTTTCACTAGTACTCACTTGTTCCTCATTGCTAATTCTTTTACTTTACTCGAAGAACTCGATCTCTCTCACCCTTGTTTCCAGGATCACAATCACAACTACACTAGCTACCTACATGGGATTGAGGCTCTCTCGTTGGCACTTTTCAAACTCCGCAAGATTAATCTATCTGGGCATTCCTATATCAATGACAAGTCCATTTTTCACTTGCTTAAGAACGGTAACCTTCTCCAAGATGTCATCTTGCTTGATTGTTTTCGAATAACCAAACAAGGAGTTGCCTCTGCTCTCAGTCAGAAACAAACAACATTCACATATTTATGCCTTCCAAAATTCATTACTGCACATATCATTCACTCCTTGCTGAGTTTTAAGGGTTTGACTTATATTGATTTGACTTATTCTACTATTTCGGATGAACTGCTCACCTCTATTGCAATGGAACGTCTTCCTTTGAAGAGGCTAGATATCGGTTTTTGCAATGGACATAGTTATGCTGGTATGTTTAGTTTGTTATCCAAATGTCAATCTATCCGACATTTGAATCTTCAACTCACCGAGTTTTTGAACGATAGTCATGTTGTGGACTTGTCTTTATATCTTGTTGGTTTGGTTTCTGTAAACCTTAGTCATTGTCCCATGGTCACAGATTCATCCTTGTTTGCACTAGTTAGGAAATGTCCTTCACTTAGTGAGATCATAATGAAAGAGATTGGGGGTAATAAGAGTATAGTCAATTATGACTATTTGATCGATTTTGGAGTATACCCTCAATTAAAGTCTCTCAATATGTCTTACCATTTATGGTTAGACGATGAAAGCATCAAAATGTTTGCTTCTGTTTTTCCCAATCTCCACCGTCTTGAGTTGAAAACTTGCAGTAAAATATCTCATCAAAGTATTGTTCATGTTTTAAGTAGATGCCGTAAGATAAGTCATTTGAATTTATCATCTACATGGTTGAAGCTACGTGGATTGAACTTTGAAGTTCCCAAGCTTAGGATGTTGAACTTATCATTTTCAGACGTGGATGATGAAGCACTCTATTCGATCTCAAACAGTTGTTGTGGGCTTTTGCAATTGTTAATAAATGATTGTTTAGGATGCACGGAGAAGGGAGTGAAACATGTGCTAGAAAAATGCACACAATTGAGAGAGATCAATTTGAAAAACTGTTCCAACGTGCATACCAATGTTGCTGCCTCAATGCTATTTTCAAGTCCATCATTGAGAATGATAACTCCTCCACCTCATATTCATTTCACTGAAAGTGAGAGGAAACTCTTGTTGCGTCGAGGATGCATTGTTTGCTCAAGTTTGAACTCTCAAAG GGAATGGGGTTGGACGCATTAG